One region of Zerene cesonia ecotype Mississippi chromosome 15, Zerene_cesonia_1.1, whole genome shotgun sequence genomic DNA includes:
- the LOC119832261 gene encoding tyrosine--tRNA ligase, mitochondrial, with translation MRKMWIFKSAYNFNNTFVRKISYRYFSNKTRNILKLSDRGMYQDIFPNTSLSEILNLLNKSPQCVYAGFDPTANSLHVGNLLVIINLLHWQRGGHNTIALLGGATGHIGDPSGKSTDRVALQTNIIQENIECLKKNLEVVFENHKKYIWSEDTSKLTPIRIVNNETWYRNIDSIQFVSDIGRNFRMGTMLLKQSVQNRINSEVGMSFTEFSYQIFQAYDWLHLLKEYDCKFQIGGSDQMGNISAGHELISRTAKQNVYGLTLPLVTTEEGDKFGKSAGNAIWLDPKKTSPYSLYQFFIRTKDSEVEKLLKLFTFYSLGEIKDIMFKHKEHPEQRYPQQCLAEQLTILVHGEEGLVRARKATEAIYNKDVNSLVTLSSTELEQVFDGAPVSKLMLRPGITVLELGLQANCFPTESDALRIIQAGGFYINHQRIKNINEVITQSAHILPNLISLLRVGKKNYYIVKWTT, from the exons ATGAGGAAAATGTGGATATTTAAAAGcgcttataattttaataatacatttgttaGGAAAATTTCCTACCGATATTTTAGCAACAAAActagaaacattttaaaattaagtgaTCGTGGGATGTATCAAGATATATTTCCGAATACATCTTT ATCAGAGATACTGAACCTACTCAATAAGTCTCCCCAGTGTGTTTATGCAGGATTTGATCCCACTGCGAATAGTCTCCATGTGGGAAATCTACTAGtcattattaacttattacaCTGGCAGCGGGGAGGACATAATACAATTGCTTTG TTAGGGGGAGCAACAGGACACATAGGAGACCCAAGTGGCAAGAGTACAGACCGTGTAGCGTTACAAACCAACATTATtcaagaaaatattgaatgtcTGAAAAAGAACCTGGAAGTTGTTTttgaaaatcacaaaaaatatatttggtcAGAAGATACAAGCAAACTTACACCTATTag aatagtcaacaatgaaacttggtatagGAATATTGACTCGATACAGTTTGTAAGTGATATTGGAAGGAATTTTCGAATGGGAACaatgcttttaaaacaaagtgttcaaaatagaataaattcagAAGTTGGCATGAGCTTTACTGAATTTTCCTATCAAATATTTCAAGCTTACGATTGGCTGCATTTATTGAAAGAATATGATTGCAAATTTCAG ATTGGTGGTAGTGATCAAATGGGAAACATTAGTGCTGGTCATGAACTTATCAGCCGTACAGCAAAACAGAATGTGTATG GTTTAACATTACCATTAGTAACAACAGAAGAGGGGGATAAATTTGGAAAATCAGCAGGGAATGCAATATGGTTGGATCCCAAAAAAACCAGTCCATATagtttatatcaatttttcatCAGAACCAAGGACTCTGAAGTTGAAAAACTATTGAAACTGTTCACATTCTATAGTTTAGGAGAAATCAAAGATATAATGTTTAAGCACAAAGAGCACCCTGAGCAGAGATATCCACAGCAGTGTTTGGCTGAGCAGTTAACTATTTTAGTACATGGAG aggAAGGACTAGTCAGGGCTCGTAAGGCTACTGAAGCAATCTACAATAAAGATGTCAATTCTTTAGTCACACTTAGTTCAACAGAACTAGAGCAAGTGTTTGATGGCGCGCCTGTATCTAAGCTGATGTTAAGACCTGGAATCACTGTGCTCGAACTTGGCTTGCAAGCTAATTGTTTTCCAACTGAAA GTGATGCTTTAAGAATAATTCAAGCTGGCggattttatattaaccatcaaagaataaagaatattaacGAAGTCATTACACAGTCCGCACACATTCTGCCCAATCTCATTTCATTACTGCGGGTCGgcaaaaagaattattatattgttaaatggaCTACATAA
- the LOC119832260 gene encoding rho GTPase-activating protein 44-like: MKKQFYRVKQLADQTFSRSGKGETLPDELLTADKKVEHLRNALQLVSKRLATGAGNTQGQDPAAREKRLKKLPEYLLGLSMLEASNYDDDDSILKYILHECGKTEKFLANEIAEHELKVEQLVCAPLTAIGDTDLPAIMKAKKQLNRLMSEKESALSRYNHLERQKEENPSKFIAAREELEEAGNKVESARDALAADMFALVAKEAQLAHTLLQYVKLQRAYHESALHSLQDTVPELERFINDSSVKPVFGYPLEEHLRVTSRTIAFPIEICVCTLYELALNEEGLFRIAGGTSKVRRMKLSLDAGLFNVPLPQDYKDMHVVASVLKCYLRELPEPLLTYRLYENFILASRQPTEQARLNALWEAIHLLPDANFQNLRYLIKFLSALTQNQSTNKMTPSNLAIVIAPNLLWAADESTFDMNITTAVNCVVELLIKHADWFFKDDLNFFISFTKEDLLPGEGDYGFIPNFVQGYNQTVVISQEQSNGDYNSMSKSLYDYNNQISQKSTVDGPGRHSRSNSHDTSLILLENDMKKAQSNSSLSDQSSPPHGSPKPILRRKNKPLAPVPPNFTPDKNKKVEAQTQINEPAKEQTNVTKENEKPAKPPRPVISDTGKVITGVQTINRSTYRQSKALKEEANRSGSRENLTDTRRQSLEFDKDKFDFKPVDRNDKESTLVVKNVTAQTGVVGRMKIIGDTISGPASLGAERPTDKPVRIQIPKPSGQPPPRPVAAPRTIVPAVEPDGEVQLRHKPAVPERPATLRPQSFRGQRASLSDAEPPTVLERTHMYTVDKQHPTVIQVGGAAGAGGAAGEAEGDARATVQRTHSSGGKDAELEEPKSLGASRQLSQSEGSITEGGARGRPPRPLVPAPPPPPQAAPHSESTDL; the protein is encoded by the exons ATGAAGAAACAATTTTACAGAGTAAAGCAACTAGCTGACCAAACATTTTCAAG GTCTGGTAAGGGTGAAACTCTACCAGACGAATTACTAACAGCTGATAAAAAGGTGGAACATCTAAGAAATGCATTGCAATTAGTTAGCAAAAGGCTAGCAACTGGTGCTGGCAATACACAGGGCCAAGACCCAGCAGCACGAGAAAAGAGATTGAAGAAACTACCAGAATATTTATTAGGCCTATCTATGTTAGAAGCTAGTAactatgatgatgatgatagcaTCCTAAAGTACATTTTGCATGAATGTG GTAAAACAGAAAAGTTTTTAGCAAATGAAATAGCAGAGCATGAATTAAAAGTTGAACAGCTTGTGTGTGCCCCGCTCACAGCTATAGGTGATACAGACCTACCGGCTATAATGAAAGCCAAGAAACAACTTAATAGATTGATGAGTGAAAAGGAATCAGCTTTAAGTCGATATAAT CATCTAGAACGACAAAAAGAGGAGAATCCATCAAAATTTATAGCGGCAAGAGAAGAACTTGAAGAAGCAGGGAATAAAGTAGAGTCAGCTCGAGATGCCCTCGCCGCAGACATGTTTGCACTTGTCGCTAAGGAAGCACAATTGGCACACACATTATTGCAATATGTGAAGTTGCAGAGGGCATATCATGAGTCTGCATTGCATTCACTACAAGACACAGTCCCGGAACTGGAAAGGTTTATAA ATGACAGCTCAGTAAAGCCAGTGTTTGGCTACCCATTGGAAGAACACTTACGAGTGACGTCGCGGACGATCGCATTCCCTATAGAAATCTGTGTGTGCACATTATATGAGCTCGCTTTGAATGAGGAAGGATTGTTTCGAATTGCTGGAG gtACATCGAAAGTTAGAAGAATGAAGTTATCACTAGATGCGGGCCTCTTTAACGTACCGTTACCACAGGACTACAAGGATATGCACGTAGTTGCGTCGGTTCTCAAGTGCTATCTACGAGAATTACCAGAACCCTTACTGACCTATCGACTTTACGAAAACTTCATTCTCGCCTCGCGACAACCAACGGAACAAGCGAGACTCAACGCTCTCTGGGAAGCTATACACTTACTGCCCGATGCTAATTTCCAAAACCTTAggtatcttataaaatttttgtctgCCTTGACACAAAATCAAAGCACAAACAAAATGACGCCATCAAATTTGGCCATTGTTATCGCACCAAATCTATTGTGGGCCGCTGATGAGAGCACTTTCGACATGAACATAACTACAGCGGTGAACTGTGTCGTCGAGTTGCTCATCAAGCACGCCGACTGGTTCTTCAAGGATGACCTCAACTTCTTCATATCTTTCACCAAAGAGGACCTGCTTCCCGGTGAAGGTGACTATGGGTTCATTCCAAACTTTGTTCAGGGATATAACCAAACTGTCGTAATTAGTCAGGAACAATCCAATGGAGACTACAATAGTATGAGTAAATCGCTTTACGACTACAACAATCAAATTTCGCAAAAATCTACCGTCGACGGCCCCGGCCGCCACTCGCGAAGTAACAGTCACGATACTAGTTTAATATTGTTAGAAAATGACATGAAGAAAGCACAATCGAACAGCTCGCTGTCCGATCAATCTAGTCCACCCCACGGTAGCCCGAAACCGATACTGAGGCGAAAGAATAAACCTCTGGCACCGGTTCCCCCAAACTTTACCCctgacaaaaacaaaaaagtcgAAGCACAAACTCAAATCAATGAACCCGCGAAGGAGCAAACGAACGTTACAAAAGAGAATGAGAAACCGGCGAAACCTCCTAGGCCGGTGATTTCCGACACGGGAAAGGTGATCACGGGAGTGCAGACTATCAACAGATCcacatacagacagagtaaAGCTCTCAAAGAGGAGGCCAATCGAAGCGGCAGCCGGGAGAATCTGACCGACACCCGGAGGCAGAGTCTCGAGTTCGACAAGGATAAGTTCGATTTTAAACCGGTCGACAGGAATGACAAAGAGTCGACGCTCGTGGTCAAAAACGTAACGGCACAGACCGGGGTGGTGGGCAGGATGAAAATAATAGGTGATACCATCAGCGGGCCGGCGTCCCTCGGCGCGGAGCGGCCTACGGACAAACCGGTGCGGATACAGATCCCGAAGCCGAGCGGGCAGCCGCCGCCCCGGCCCGTGGCCGCGCCGCGCACCATCGTGCCCGCCGTGGAGCCGGACGGCGAGGTGCAGCTGCGCCACAAGCCCGCCGTGCCCGAGCGGCCCGCCACGCTGCGCCCGCAGAGCTTCCGCGGCCAGCGCGCCTCGCTCTCCGACGCCGAGCCGCCCACCGTGCTGGAGCGCACGCACATGTACACCGTGGACAAGCAGCACCCGACCGTTATCCAGGTGGGGGGcgcggcgggggcggggggCGCGGCGGGCGAGGCGGAGGGCGACGCGCGCGCCACGGTGCAGCGCACGCACAGCTCGGGCGGCAAGGACGCGGAGCTGGAGGAGCCCAAGAGCCTGGGCGCGAGCCGGCAGCTGTCGCAGTCGGAGGGCAGCATCACGGAGGGCGGCGCGCGGGGCCGGCCGCCGCGCCCGCTCgtgcccgcgccgccgccgccgccgcaggCCGCGCCGCACAGCGAGAGCACCGACCTCTAG
- the LOC119832359 gene encoding phosphoribosyl pyrophosphate synthase-associated protein 2 isoform X3 produces MENNSTSDIVILSGNSHPELADLIANRLGVRKGGCSVYHKTNRETMVEIADSIRGKNIYIVQTGTKDVNNNIMELLIMAYACKTSSARSIVGVIPYLPYSKQCKMRKRGCIVTKLLAKMMCKSGLTHIITMDLHQKEIQGFYDCPVDNLRASPFLLQYIQDSIPDYRNSVIVARNPGSAKKATSYSERLRLAIAVIHGEQKEAESDEVDGRYSPPCLPSRSRTMDVPVGVPVHPAKEKPPINVVGDVGGRIAIMVDDMIDDVQSFVAAAEVLKECGAYKIYVLATHGLLSSDAPRLIEDSPIDEVVVTNTVPHELQKMQCNKIKTIDISVLLSEAIRRIHNKESMSYLFKNVTLED; encoded by the exons ATGGAGAATAATTCAACGTCAGACATCGTTATTCTTAGTGGAAATTCACATCCAGAGCTCGCCGACTTGATAGCAAA TCGGCTCGGTGTGCGAAAGGGAGGATGTTCGGTTTATCACAAAACAAACCGGGAGACTATGGTTGAGATAGCAGATTCAATCCGCGGAAAGAACATTTACATTGTACAGACTGGAACTAA GGACGTTAACAACAACATTATGGAACTTTTAATCATGGCTTATGCATGTAAGACTTCATCGGCACGGTCCATTGTTGGGGTGATTCCATATCTGCCATACAGCAAACAGTGCAAAATGAGGAAACGTGGTTGCATTGTTACCAAGCTGCTTGCAAAAATGATGTGTAAATCTGGTCTTACACATATTATCACTATGGATCTGCATCAGAAAGAAATACAGGGGTTCTATGATTGCCCAGTGGATAATTTACGAGCGTCCCCATTCTTACTACAATATATTCAAGATAGt ATTCCAGATTACCGGAACTCAGTAATTGTGGCTCGCAACCCTGGATCTGCCAAGAAGGCAACGTCATACTCTGAACGGTTGCGACTAGCCATTGCAGTGATACATGGTGAACAAAAGGAAGCTGAAAGTGATGAAGTTGATGGCAGATATTCACCGCCATGTTTGCCTAG CAGGTCACGCACAATGGATGTCCCCGTTGGAGTTCCAGTACATCCAGCCAAAGAGAAGCCTCCAATCAATGTTGTGGGGGATGTTGGTGGAAGAATAGCAATTATGGTG gATGACATGATAGACGACGTACAGTCATTCGTTGCGGCCGCGGAGGTGTTAAAAGAATGTGGTGCTTACAAAATTTACGTGTTAGCCACTCATGGTCTATTGTCGTCAGACGCACCTCGTCTTATTGAAGACTCCCCTATTGATGAAGTAGTAGTTACCAACACTGTACCCCATGAACTGCAGAAGATGCaatgcaataaaatcaaaaccaTTGATATATCTGTACTACTCAGTGAAGCTATCAGGCGCATACATAACAAAGAATCTATGTCATATCTCTTCAAAAATGTCACACTTGAAgactaa
- the LOC119832359 gene encoding phosphoribosyl pyrophosphate synthase-associated protein 2 isoform X2, producing the protein MLLNKTSSRLVGQTNFSRKCNMENNSTSDIVILSGNSHPELADLIANRLGVRKGGCSVYHKTNRETMVEIADSIRGKNIYIVQTGTKDVNNNIMELLIMAYACKTSSARSIVGVIPYLPYSKQCKMRKRGCIVTKLLAKMMCKSGLTHIITMDLHQKEIQGFYDCPVDNLRASPFLLQYIQDSIPDYRNSVIVARNPGSAKKATSYSERLRLAIAVIHGEQKEAESDEVDGRYSPPCLPRSRTMDVPVGVPVHPAKEKPPINVVGDVGGRIAIMVDDMIDDVQSFVAAAEVLKECGAYKIYVLATHGLLSSDAPRLIEDSPIDEVVVTNTVPHELQKMQCNKIKTIDISVLLSEAIRRIHNKESMSYLFKNVTLED; encoded by the exons ATGTTACTCAACAAAACCAG TTCCAGGTTGGTAGGACAGACGAACTTCTCAAGAAAGTGCAATATGGAGAATAATTCAACGTCAGACATCGTTATTCTTAGTGGAAATTCACATCCAGAGCTCGCCGACTTGATAGCAAA TCGGCTCGGTGTGCGAAAGGGAGGATGTTCGGTTTATCACAAAACAAACCGGGAGACTATGGTTGAGATAGCAGATTCAATCCGCGGAAAGAACATTTACATTGTACAGACTGGAACTAA GGACGTTAACAACAACATTATGGAACTTTTAATCATGGCTTATGCATGTAAGACTTCATCGGCACGGTCCATTGTTGGGGTGATTCCATATCTGCCATACAGCAAACAGTGCAAAATGAGGAAACGTGGTTGCATTGTTACCAAGCTGCTTGCAAAAATGATGTGTAAATCTGGTCTTACACATATTATCACTATGGATCTGCATCAGAAAGAAATACAGGGGTTCTATGATTGCCCAGTGGATAATTTACGAGCGTCCCCATTCTTACTACAATATATTCAAGATAGt ATTCCAGATTACCGGAACTCAGTAATTGTGGCTCGCAACCCTGGATCTGCCAAGAAGGCAACGTCATACTCTGAACGGTTGCGACTAGCCATTGCAGTGATACATGGTGAACAAAAGGAAGCTGAAAGTGATGAAGTTGATGGCAGATATTCACCGCCATGTTTGCCTAG GTCACGCACAATGGATGTCCCCGTTGGAGTTCCAGTACATCCAGCCAAAGAGAAGCCTCCAATCAATGTTGTGGGGGATGTTGGTGGAAGAATAGCAATTATGGTG gATGACATGATAGACGACGTACAGTCATTCGTTGCGGCCGCGGAGGTGTTAAAAGAATGTGGTGCTTACAAAATTTACGTGTTAGCCACTCATGGTCTATTGTCGTCAGACGCACCTCGTCTTATTGAAGACTCCCCTATTGATGAAGTAGTAGTTACCAACACTGTACCCCATGAACTGCAGAAGATGCaatgcaataaaatcaaaaccaTTGATATATCTGTACTACTCAGTGAAGCTATCAGGCGCATACATAACAAAGAATCTATGTCATATCTCTTCAAAAATGTCACACTTGAAgactaa
- the LOC119832359 gene encoding phosphoribosyl pyrophosphate synthase-associated protein 2 isoform X1, with the protein MLLNKTSSRLVGQTNFSRKCNMENNSTSDIVILSGNSHPELADLIANRLGVRKGGCSVYHKTNRETMVEIADSIRGKNIYIVQTGTKDVNNNIMELLIMAYACKTSSARSIVGVIPYLPYSKQCKMRKRGCIVTKLLAKMMCKSGLTHIITMDLHQKEIQGFYDCPVDNLRASPFLLQYIQDSIPDYRNSVIVARNPGSAKKATSYSERLRLAIAVIHGEQKEAESDEVDGRYSPPCLPSRSRTMDVPVGVPVHPAKEKPPINVVGDVGGRIAIMVDDMIDDVQSFVAAAEVLKECGAYKIYVLATHGLLSSDAPRLIEDSPIDEVVVTNTVPHELQKMQCNKIKTIDISVLLSEAIRRIHNKESMSYLFKNVTLED; encoded by the exons ATGTTACTCAACAAAACCAG TTCCAGGTTGGTAGGACAGACGAACTTCTCAAGAAAGTGCAATATGGAGAATAATTCAACGTCAGACATCGTTATTCTTAGTGGAAATTCACATCCAGAGCTCGCCGACTTGATAGCAAA TCGGCTCGGTGTGCGAAAGGGAGGATGTTCGGTTTATCACAAAACAAACCGGGAGACTATGGTTGAGATAGCAGATTCAATCCGCGGAAAGAACATTTACATTGTACAGACTGGAACTAA GGACGTTAACAACAACATTATGGAACTTTTAATCATGGCTTATGCATGTAAGACTTCATCGGCACGGTCCATTGTTGGGGTGATTCCATATCTGCCATACAGCAAACAGTGCAAAATGAGGAAACGTGGTTGCATTGTTACCAAGCTGCTTGCAAAAATGATGTGTAAATCTGGTCTTACACATATTATCACTATGGATCTGCATCAGAAAGAAATACAGGGGTTCTATGATTGCCCAGTGGATAATTTACGAGCGTCCCCATTCTTACTACAATATATTCAAGATAGt ATTCCAGATTACCGGAACTCAGTAATTGTGGCTCGCAACCCTGGATCTGCCAAGAAGGCAACGTCATACTCTGAACGGTTGCGACTAGCCATTGCAGTGATACATGGTGAACAAAAGGAAGCTGAAAGTGATGAAGTTGATGGCAGATATTCACCGCCATGTTTGCCTAG CAGGTCACGCACAATGGATGTCCCCGTTGGAGTTCCAGTACATCCAGCCAAAGAGAAGCCTCCAATCAATGTTGTGGGGGATGTTGGTGGAAGAATAGCAATTATGGTG gATGACATGATAGACGACGTACAGTCATTCGTTGCGGCCGCGGAGGTGTTAAAAGAATGTGGTGCTTACAAAATTTACGTGTTAGCCACTCATGGTCTATTGTCGTCAGACGCACCTCGTCTTATTGAAGACTCCCCTATTGATGAAGTAGTAGTTACCAACACTGTACCCCATGAACTGCAGAAGATGCaatgcaataaaatcaaaaccaTTGATATATCTGTACTACTCAGTGAAGCTATCAGGCGCATACATAACAAAGAATCTATGTCATATCTCTTCAAAAATGTCACACTTGAAgactaa